The Paenibacillus uliginis N3/975 genome has a window encoding:
- a CDS encoding IS3 family transposase codes for MEDHRSEFRVEKMCVVMNVSRSGYYKWRTASPSNQALRKADIKKRIEYHYHDSESRYGSPKITYLLIQEGYDIQERTVGKYMKEMNFRSCVVKKFRVQTTDSNHDQPIAPNILNQEFHVSEPNKVWVTDITYIPCRQGRLYLASVLDLCTREIVGWRLENCMTKDLVLGALEDAYKTKKPGKGLLHHSDRGTQYASHEYRAKLKSYHMQASMSRKGNCYDNACIESFHSVLKKELIYCKKFKTRQQAYDKFFGTLNSFITENESMVRWVTFLQFDLQNNFTRKKFLENHAIFVSTFLTEVHSVRNDCKTRRL; via the coding sequence ATCGAAGATCATCGCTCCGAGTTTCGAGTGGAGAAGATGTGCGTTGTGATGAACGTTTCCCGGAGCGGCTACTACAAATGGAGAACAGCAAGCCCTAGCAACCAAGCCTTGAGAAAGGCTGACATCAAAAAGCGTATCGAATACCATTATCATGATTCGGAGAGTCGCTACGGGAGCCCTAAGATCACGTATTTGCTTATACAAGAGGGCTATGACATACAAGAGCGCACTGTTGGGAAATACATGAAGGAAATGAATTTTCGTTCCTGTGTGGTTAAAAAGTTCAGGGTCCAGACTACGGATTCCAACCATGATCAACCCATTGCGCCCAACATCTTGAACCAGGAATTTCACGTTAGTGAGCCTAATAAAGTGTGGGTTACAGATATCACTTACATCCCATGTCGGCAAGGGCGACTTTATTTAGCTAGTGTATTGGATCTTTGTACCCGTGAAATTGTAGGATGGCGTTTAGAAAACTGTATGACCAAAGATCTTGTCCTAGGTGCTCTCGAAGATGCTTATAAAACCAAAAAACCAGGAAAAGGACTTCTCCATCACTCTGATCGTGGAACCCAGTATGCTTCCCATGAATACCGTGCCAAACTGAAATCCTACCATATGCAGGCGAGTATGAGCCGCAAAGGGAATTGTTATGACAATGCCTGCATTGAGTCGTTTCACAGCGTGTTAAAGAAAGAACTTATTTACTGTAAAAAGTTTAAAACACGGCAGCAAGCCTATGACAAATTTTTCGGTACATTGAATTCTTTTATAACCGAAAACGAATCCATGGTTCGCTGGGTTACCTTTCTCCAGTTCGATTTGCAGAACAATTTTACAAGAAAGAAGTTTCTTGAAAATCACGCTATTTTTGTGTCCACTTTCTTGACAGAGGTCCACTCAGTCCGTAACGATTGTAAAACTCGTCGATTGTAG